Proteins from a single region of Pleurocapsa minor HA4230-MV1:
- a CDS encoding DUF2232 domain-containing protein: MSREDYQDSLSDVTNQVDEDEINWVDQEDSEVAHTDPVFSRTKVSKQTTVTTNTVVMVETAFLASTASLIWLINFYFPVGPFLKIFFPIPIALIYLRRGNRASWMAAIVSSLLLLVLMGPIRSLFFLMPYGLMGVILGTCWQRRFSWLFSIASGAVIGSLGLFFRFWLNSILIGENLWVYVITQTTNFLDWVFFQLGILAQPNFALIQTLVIISVLIQNLVYLFAVHLVALMLLDRLDNPIPRPPEWVRVLLDY; this comes from the coding sequence ATGTCCAGAGAAGACTATCAAGATTCATTGTCTGACGTAACAAACCAGGTTGATGAAGACGAAATTAACTGGGTCGATCAAGAGGATTCTGAAGTGGCTCATACCGATCCAGTTTTCTCTCGAACCAAAGTTAGTAAACAGACTACAGTTACTACTAATACAGTGGTGATGGTCGAAACTGCTTTTCTCGCTAGTACAGCTAGTTTGATTTGGCTAATAAATTTCTACTTTCCCGTAGGGCCATTTCTCAAAATTTTCTTTCCCATTCCCATCGCCTTGATTTATTTAAGGCGAGGTAATCGTGCTTCTTGGATGGCAGCGATCGTCTCTTCTTTACTGCTGTTAGTTTTAATGGGGCCTATTCGTAGTCTGTTTTTTTTGATGCCCTATGGGTTGATGGGGGTAATATTAGGAACATGTTGGCAGCGTCGCTTTAGTTGGCTATTCTCCATTGCCTCAGGTGCTGTTATTGGTTCACTAGGGTTGTTTTTTCGGTTTTGGCTCAACTCTATTTTAATCGGAGAAAATCTCTGGGTATATGTAATTACTCAAACTACTAATTTCCTAGATTGGGTATTTTTTCAATTAGGAATTTTGGCACAACCAAATTTTGCTTTAATTCAAACATTAGTGATTATCTCAGTTTTAATTCAGAATCTAGTTTATTTGTTCGCTGTCCACTTAGTTGCATTAATGTTGCTAGATCGCTTGGATAATCCCATTCCTCGTCCACCTGAATGGGTTAGAGTGTTGCTAGATTACTAA
- a CDS encoding glyoxalase, whose product MMTTAIFHLAIPISNVTQAKEFYADSLGCAVGRENKSAVIFNFYGTQLVGHVTQELLSRQSGIYPRHLGLILPTKLAWQQLGDRAQAKNVTFYHPPKLRFPNQPLEHYCFFLEDPFYNLLEFKYYTQPEVIFGGRQSSLIGDTAVTN is encoded by the coding sequence ATGATGACCACAGCTATTTTTCATTTAGCTATTCCCATCAGTAATGTGACTCAAGCTAAAGAATTTTATGCCGACAGTTTAGGTTGTGCAGTTGGTCGTGAAAACAAATCAGCGGTGATTTTTAATTTTTACGGAACTCAATTAGTTGGTCATGTTACCCAAGAACTACTGAGCAGACAGTCGGGAATTTATCCCAGACATTTAGGTTTAATTTTACCGACCAAATTAGCTTGGCAACAACTAGGCGATCGCGCTCAAGCAAAAAATGTCACTTTTTATCATCCACCAAAGTTGCGTTTTCCCAATCAGCCATTAGAGCATTACTGCTTTTTTCTCGAAGATCCATTTTATAACTTGCTGGAATTCAAGTATTATACTCAGCCAGAAGTAATTTTTGGTGGCAGACAATCAAGCTTAATCGGCGACACGGCGGTAACTAACTAA
- a CDS encoding response regulator transcription factor: MTTVLIVDDLNSIREFLKINLSSEPDIKVVGLADNGKRAISQVEEHQPDIILMDINMPGEIDGIQATERIVSRFPQSKILLLTSQDDQKQLERALKAGSRGYILKNTSVKDLANIIRLAEKGFFQIGPIFGNWDGTLHNLTQASARELEITREVGATAIIPHDFGYPVETPQTLQMNHTLSNFSSELLQLQKTIKLQENTIVSLTNQYSQVQHEINQKLRKRRLDSPSRSLHQNLGFTLYGPRFIQRQIKNHQHLLFISSFFLGVISVFFLLFIIMLVG; the protein is encoded by the coding sequence ATGACTACAGTGTTAATAGTTGATGACCTAAATAGTATTAGAGAATTTTTAAAAATCAATTTATCTAGTGAACCAGATATTAAGGTGGTTGGTTTAGCCGATAATGGCAAAAGAGCGATCTCCCAGGTAGAAGAACATCAGCCAGATATTATTCTGATGGATATTAATATGCCAGGGGAGATCGATGGGATACAAGCAACGGAGAGAATAGTCAGCCGTTTCCCCCAGAGTAAGATTTTATTATTGACTAGCCAAGATGATCAAAAGCAGTTAGAACGCGCTTTAAAAGCAGGCTCCAGAGGCTATATTCTCAAAAATACTAGTGTTAAAGATCTGGCTAATATTATTCGTTTAGCAGAAAAAGGCTTCTTTCAAATTGGCCCTATATTTGGTAACTGGGATGGCACTCTACATAACCTTACTCAAGCGAGCGCCAGAGAGTTAGAAATAACTAGAGAAGTCGGCGCAACTGCCATCATACCTCATGATTTTGGTTATCCTGTAGAAACTCCTCAAACTTTGCAGATGAACCACACTCTATCTAACTTCAGTTCAGAGCTGTTGCAATTACAGAAAACAATTAAATTGCAAGAAAACACGATTGTGAGCTTGACTAATCAATATTCTCAGGTTCAACATGAAATTAACCAGAAATTAAGAAAAAGGCGATTAGACTCCCCTTCGCGATCGCTCCACCAAAATTTAGGTTTCACTCTTTATGGCCCTAGATTCATCCAGCGCCAGATCAAAAATCACCAGCATCTTCTGTTTATTAGTAGTTTTTTCTTGGGGGTGATCAGCGTATTTTTTCTCTTATTTATTATTATGCTAGTAGGGTAA
- a CDS encoding LysR family transcriptional regulator — protein MTLEQLRIFLAVVEHLHFTRAANALYITQPAVSAAIQNLEGEYGVKLFHRIGRHIEITEAGKLLEIEAQIILDRVTITQRGLKELNDLQKGELKLGASFTIGNYWLPEKISKFKQIYPNLSINCTLANADKISTGTVTGLYDLGLLAGEIKPSLQNNLEQKIVGSDRLQIVVGKSHPWYERQTINVQELTTTNWIMREPGSGTQQIFEQALLKWGIAPSQLKVIFVLNSSEMIKTLVEKGIGAAAVPELMVKKEIQFSTIHCVKIEHPTQDITFDIIRPILLTKHRQRFQTKISKAFETMLMKPDKNLELLVERIGNVE, from the coding sequence ATGACACTAGAGCAGTTAAGAATTTTTTTGGCTGTAGTAGAACATTTACACTTTACTCGTGCTGCCAATGCCCTTTATATTACTCAGCCTGCTGTTAGTGCTGCAATTCAAAATTTAGAAGGAGAGTACGGGGTCAAATTGTTTCACCGAATTGGTCGTCATATTGAAATTACTGAAGCTGGAAAGCTTTTAGAAATAGAAGCACAGATAATCTTAGACAGAGTAACAATAACTCAACGAGGATTAAAAGAGTTAAATGATTTGCAAAAAGGAGAGTTGAAATTAGGAGCAAGTTTTACCATTGGCAACTACTGGCTACCTGAGAAAATTAGCAAGTTTAAACAGATATATCCCAATCTTTCAATTAACTGTACTTTGGCTAATGCTGACAAAATTAGTACAGGAACAGTAACAGGACTTTATGATTTAGGATTATTAGCTGGAGAAATTAAACCATCACTACAAAACAATCTCGAACAAAAAATAGTAGGTAGCGATCGCTTACAAATTGTAGTGGGAAAATCTCACCCTTGGTATGAGCGTCAAACAATTAATGTCCAAGAATTAACCACAACCAATTGGATTATGCGCGAACCTGGTTCAGGGACTCAACAAATTTTTGAACAAGCTTTACTTAAATGGGGAATTGCGCCTAGTCAACTCAAAGTTATTTTTGTTTTAAATAGTAGCGAAATGATCAAAACTCTCGTTGAAAAAGGTATTGGCGCAGCGGCTGTTCCCGAATTAATGGTTAAAAAAGAAATTCAATTTTCGACGATTCATTGTGTCAAAATTGAACATCCAACTCAAGATATAACTTTTGATATTATTAGACCTATTTTACTTACTAAGCATCGTCAACGTTTTCAGACTAAAATTTCTAAAGCTTTTGAAACAATGTTAATGAAACCAGACAAAAATCTGGAACTTTTAGTAGAAAGAATTGGCAATGTAGAATAG
- a CDS encoding prohibitin family protein has translation MNTKLNEQNTNLKSNRQTSKDTLLASKIFLSLALIVIFCSFFVIINPGQRGVLIKFGQVQDRVLSEGIHLIIPLVNTVKKLSVRVQKQEESAEASSKDLQDVFTDVALNWHIMPEKTNLIFQQIGNESAIIDRIIEPAVEEVLKAVMAEYTAEEIITKRRQVKAEVDNFLTERLTPYYLAVDDISLVHVHFSERFGEAVETKQIAEQEAKKAGFMAIKAAKEAEAKVNLARGEAEAQGLIQATLNNELLKKQTIEKWDGKLPLVMGNDTNKVLELELDDLREN, from the coding sequence ATGAATACAAAATTAAATGAGCAAAATACAAACTTAAAATCAAATCGTCAAACTAGTAAAGATACTTTACTTGCTAGTAAAATCTTTTTGTCTTTAGCATTAATTGTAATATTTTGCAGTTTTTTTGTAATTATTAATCCTGGGCAACGAGGCGTATTAATTAAATTTGGTCAAGTACAAGATCGAGTATTATCAGAGGGAATTCATTTGATTATACCTTTAGTTAATACCGTCAAAAAATTAAGTGTTCGGGTACAAAAACAAGAAGAATCAGCAGAAGCTTCTTCCAAAGATCTTCAAGATGTCTTTACCGATGTTGCTCTTAACTGGCATATTATGCCCGAAAAAACTAATTTAATTTTTCAGCAAATTGGTAATGAAAGTGCAATAATCGATCGAATTATTGAGCCTGCTGTAGAAGAAGTGCTTAAAGCAGTTATGGCTGAATATACCGCCGAAGAAATTATTACTAAAAGAAGACAAGTTAAAGCAGAAGTAGATAATTTTTTGACTGAAAGACTCACTCCATACTATCTTGCAGTTGATGATATTTCTCTAGTTCATGTTCACTTTTCTGAGAGATTTGGCGAAGCTGTAGAAACCAAACAAATTGCCGAACAAGAAGCCAAGAAGGCAGGATTTATGGCAATTAAAGCAGCAAAAGAAGCCGAAGCCAAAGTAAATTTAGCTAGAGGAGAAGCTGAAGCACAAGGACTTATTCAGGCTACCTTAAATAATGAACTTCTTAAAAAACAAACAATCGAAAAATGGGACGGTAAACTACCTTTAGTTATGGGTAATGATACTAACAAAGTGTTAGAGCTAGAATTAGATGATTTAAGGGAAAATTAG
- a CDS encoding Crp/Fnr family transcriptional regulator, producing MYNSNYSLSNLVAQGNYYCFQRRATFPINTYKLWKIETGIVRTLTWLEDGSMITLGLWGQGDLVGQALSKVDPYTIECLTAVEVIGFAWKDEHQLTTNLLNQIQQFEELSIIRSSKKLDIALIKFLSWLAKKFGRQIEIGYLIDFKLTHQDLAEILGVTRISITRAFKQLQKQGIIERLPLSRIIVREEEVWYYEI from the coding sequence ATGTATAATTCCAACTATTCTTTATCTAATCTGGTTGCTCAAGGCAATTATTATTGCTTTCAACGCCGTGCGACATTTCCCATTAATACATATAAGCTTTGGAAAATTGAAACAGGAATAGTACGCACTTTAACTTGGCTGGAAGATGGTTCAATGATCACTTTAGGTTTATGGGGACAAGGAGATCTGGTTGGGCAAGCTTTATCCAAAGTAGATCCCTATACTATAGAGTGTCTGACAGCAGTAGAAGTGATTGGTTTTGCTTGGAAAGATGAACATCAATTAACAACTAATTTACTTAATCAAATTCAGCAATTCGAGGAATTAAGTATTATTCGTAGTTCTAAAAAACTTGATATAGCATTGATCAAGTTTTTGAGTTGGCTAGCTAAAAAATTTGGTCGTCAAATAGAAATTGGATATTTAATTGATTTTAAACTTACTCATCAAGATCTAGCCGAAATCTTGGGTGTAACTAGGATTAGTATTACTCGTGCTTTCAAACAACTACAAAAGCAAGGAATTATTGAGCGTCTTCCTCTTAGTCGAATTATAGTGCGAGAAGAAGAAGTATGGTACTACGAAATATAA
- the cysA gene encoding sulfate ABC transporter ATP-binding protein produces the protein MSIVIEKISKQFGNFQALNQIDLNIASGSLVALLGPSGSGKSTLLRAIAGLEPPDVGKIYINEQDTTYLDIKKRNIGFVFQHYALFKHLTISQNIAFGLVIRKYSPLDIKNKVKELLELIQLSGLSDRYPNQLSGGQRQRVALARALAVDPQVLLLDEPFGALDAKVRKELRTWLRKFHERVGVTTILVTHDREEAMEVADQIVIMNRGKIEQVGTSAEIYDRPANPFVMGFIGDVNILPHHCDFCQKLGLKSHDEHQFFIRPHDIELLTSPHEKVATGKLQRVINLGHQVQAELVTEENLLLNVHLSRDKFFKLALHPGQQVFIQLKEAKSFVRS, from the coding sequence ATGAGTATTGTCATTGAGAAAATATCAAAGCAATTTGGAAATTTTCAAGCTTTAAATCAGATCGATTTAAACATAGCTTCAGGTAGTCTAGTAGCTTTATTAGGGCCTTCGGGATCGGGAAAATCAACTTTATTGAGAGCGATCGCAGGGTTAGAACCTCCCGATGTAGGTAAAATTTATATTAACGAACAAGATACTACTTATCTCGATATTAAAAAGCGCAACATTGGTTTTGTTTTTCAGCACTATGCTCTATTCAAACATTTAACCATTTCGCAAAATATTGCCTTTGGATTAGTGATTCGCAAATATTCCCCTTTAGATATAAAAAACAAGGTAAAAGAACTATTAGAATTAATTCAGTTATCAGGATTGAGCGATCGCTATCCTAATCAGCTTTCTGGCGGACAAAGACAAAGAGTTGCTCTGGCTCGTGCTTTAGCTGTAGATCCCCAAGTTTTATTATTAGATGAACCGTTTGGTGCATTAGATGCCAAAGTCCGCAAAGAACTGCGTACATGGTTGCGTAAATTTCACGAACGAGTTGGCGTTACGACCATTTTAGTCACTCACGATCGCGAAGAAGCTATGGAAGTAGCCGATCAAATTGTAATTATGAATCGAGGTAAAATCGAACAAGTAGGAACAAGTGCAGAAATCTACGATCGCCCTGCTAATCCTTTTGTCATGGGTTTTATTGGCGATGTAAATATTCTGCCCCATCACTGCGATTTTTGCCAAAAGTTAGGTTTAAAAAGCCATGATGAACATCAATTTTTTATACGTCCTCACGATATTGAACTTCTAACTTCTCCTCATGAAAAAGTAGCAACTGGTAAATTACAACGAGTAATAAATTTAGGCCATCAAGTCCAAGCTGAATTAGTAACCGAAGAAAATTTGCTCTTAAATGTTCATTTAAGTCGAGATAAGTTTTTTAAATTAGCTTTACACCCAGGACAACAAGTATTTATTCAACTAAAAGAAGCAAAATCATTTGTTCGTTCCTAA
- a CDS encoding APC family permease, whose amino-acid sequence MTTRIQHRQNSQGLKPDCLSFKEVLAQSFAVIAPTTIPASNLGLIVALSGNGTWLSFLIGLVGLILVSININQFASRSASPGSLYSYIVQGLGATAGVICGWSLVMAYLFTGMSVLCGFANFSGVLFGHLGIHFSSITWLSIGAGIAWYAAYKDIQLSAKAMFWLEGISLLLILLLGYFIWQYQGFALDMSQLTLQGVTPGNLATGLVLVMFGFSGFESATSLGHEAKKPLKTIPKAVMGSVILAGIFFILMTYVEVLAFNSAGISITEVEEPLGFLSRQLGMGWLGELIGIGALFSFFACVLGCINPAARIFFTMARHGLFPASMGKTHLANRTPHVAVTICSFLVFLVPACLCLFGVKLFASMGYLGAMCSYGFLTVYTLISLAAPIYLHKIKQLRFQDLIFSVGAIAFMMIPVLGSVGIPGSQMFPPPEAPYNVFPYLFLVYLTLTSGWFIWQKSRFPGITRSMRRGMEEIQEQFATPEKVIIPSISGRQLRSQTTRIYQNKD is encoded by the coding sequence ATGACGACCAGAATCCAACATAGGCAGAATAGTCAGGGTTTAAAGCCTGATTGCCTATCTTTCAAAGAAGTTTTAGCTCAATCTTTCGCAGTTATCGCACCCACTACTATACCAGCATCTAATTTAGGTCTAATAGTTGCTCTCTCTGGCAACGGGACTTGGCTTAGTTTTTTAATCGGCTTAGTCGGCTTAATTTTAGTCAGTATCAATATCAACCAGTTTGCTAGTCGTTCTGCTTCTCCTGGTTCGCTTTATTCCTATATCGTTCAAGGATTGGGAGCAACCGCAGGTGTTATTTGTGGTTGGAGTTTGGTAATGGCTTATCTGTTTACAGGTATGTCGGTTTTGTGTGGATTTGCTAATTTCAGTGGCGTTTTATTCGGTCATTTAGGGATTCATTTTTCCAGCATAACTTGGTTGTCCATCGGTGCGGGTATTGCTTGGTACGCTGCTTATAAAGATATTCAATTATCAGCTAAAGCAATGTTCTGGTTAGAAGGAATTTCGCTATTGCTCATCTTATTATTGGGTTATTTCATTTGGCAATACCAAGGTTTTGCCCTCGATATGTCGCAATTAACTCTACAAGGAGTTACACCAGGAAATTTAGCTACAGGCTTAGTTTTAGTAATGTTTGGCTTTTCTGGTTTTGAAAGTGCTACTTCTTTGGGACACGAAGCCAAAAAACCTTTAAAAACTATACCGAAAGCGGTGATGGGTAGTGTGATTTTGGCAGGTATATTCTTTATTCTCATGACCTATGTTGAAGTTCTCGCTTTTAATAGCGCGGGAATATCTATTACAGAAGTTGAAGAACCTCTGGGTTTTTTGTCTCGTCAATTAGGAATGGGTTGGCTAGGAGAATTAATTGGTATTGGAGCTTTATTTAGCTTTTTTGCCTGTGTTCTAGGTTGTATTAACCCCGCAGCTCGAATTTTTTTCACAATGGCGCGTCATGGTTTATTTCCTGCTTCAATGGGGAAGACTCATTTGGCTAATCGAACACCACACGTTGCTGTAACGATTTGCTCTTTCTTGGTCTTTTTAGTTCCTGCTTGCTTATGTTTATTCGGGGTTAAATTATTTGCCAGCATGGGTTATTTAGGCGCAATGTGTAGCTATGGATTTTTAACTGTTTACACTTTGATTTCTCTGGCTGCACCGATTTATCTACACAAAATTAAGCAACTACGGTTTCAAGATCTAATTTTTTCTGTAGGCGCGATCGCTTTTATGATGATCCCTGTATTAGGTTCTGTAGGAATTCCTGGTAGTCAAATGTTTCCACCTCCAGAAGCTCCTTACAATGTCTTCCCTTACTTGTTTTTAGTTTATCTCACCCTAACTTCTGGTTGGTTTATCTGGCAGAAATCCCGTTTCCCAGGAATTACTAGATCGATGAGACGAGGTATGGAAGAAATCCAAGAACAGTTTGCTACCCCCGAAAAAGTAATCATCCCTTCCATCTCAGGAAGACAGCTACGCTCCCAGACAACCAGAATTTATCAAAATAAAGATTAA
- a CDS encoding cadmium resistance transporter, translating to MSGIVTTIPTGLTAFCATNLDDILVLLVLFSQVNKSFRRRHIVAGQYLGFTILVLASLPGFFGSLILPKPWIGLLGIVPIVIGISRLLEEQTDDLEEDETEIASESSGLSFLSPQTYGVAAVTFANGGDNIGIYVPLFANSTWSSLLVIVGEFFLLVGIWCYAAYKLTKTKAIADLITSYGNNLIPFVLIGLGVLILLDSQTLLDPTLTVIALLVSSFALMSLSKNLEANS from the coding sequence ATGAGTGGAATAGTTACAACAATTCCTACAGGTTTAACTGCCTTTTGTGCGACTAACTTAGATGATATTCTCGTGCTGTTGGTCTTGTTTTCCCAGGTAAATAAATCTTTTCGTCGCCGACATATCGTCGCAGGTCAATATCTTGGCTTTACAATTCTAGTCCTAGCTAGTTTGCCTGGGTTTTTTGGTAGCTTAATTTTACCTAAACCTTGGATCGGCTTATTGGGGATTGTTCCCATCGTTATCGGAATCAGTCGTTTGCTAGAGGAACAAACTGACGATCTCGAAGAGGACGAAACAGAAATAGCTTCAGAATCTTCTGGCTTAAGTTTTCTATCTCCTCAAACCTATGGCGTGGCAGCAGTTACTTTTGCTAATGGAGGTGATAATATCGGTATTTATGTACCATTATTTGCTAATAGTACTTGGTCTAGTTTATTGGTAATTGTGGGAGAATTCTTTTTGCTCGTAGGAATTTGGTGTTACGCTGCTTATAAACTGACGAAAACCAAAGCGATCGCCGATTTAATAACCAGTTATGGCAATAATTTAATTCCTTTTGTTTTAATTGGTTTGGGGGTTTTAATTTTGCTCGATAGCCAAACTCTTTTAGATCCAACTTTAACCGTTATCGCTTTACTGGTAAGCAGTTTTGCTTTGATGAGTTTAAGTAAAAATTTAGAAGCTAATAGCTGA
- a CDS encoding cadmium resistance transporter, translating to MSWWIQAAIAGSTAFIATNIDDILILMLFFSQTNSSFRRQHIVVGQYLGFIALVIASLPGFFGGLIIPRAWIGLLGILPIALGIVSLVNNKEDEPEIQTVSDTAAKNLFVIIAPQTYKVAAVTFANGGDNIGIYVPLFASSNLAELAVICLTFLVLIGVWCYVAYRLTRHRAIAHILTKYGERIVPFVLIGLGIYILLENDTYQLFL from the coding sequence ATGAGTTGGTGGATACAAGCAGCGATCGCAGGAAGTACAGCATTCATCGCAACTAATATCGATGATATCTTGATCTTGATGTTGTTCTTCTCTCAAACCAATAGCTCTTTTCGTCGTCAACACATTGTAGTTGGTCAGTATTTAGGTTTTATAGCTTTAGTCATAGCTAGTCTACCTGGCTTCTTTGGCGGTTTGATTATACCGCGAGCTTGGATTGGATTATTGGGAATTTTACCAATTGCGCTCGGTATTGTTAGTTTGGTTAACAATAAAGAAGATGAGCCAGAAATTCAAACAGTCTCAGATACAGCAGCCAAAAATCTATTTGTCATAATCGCACCCCAAACCTATAAAGTTGCAGCCGTCACCTTTGCCAATGGTGGAGATAATATTGGTATTTATGTACCTTTATTTGCTAGTAGTAATTTAGCCGAATTAGCAGTTATTTGCTTAACTTTCTTGGTCTTAATTGGAGTGTGGTGTTACGTAGCTTATCGCTTGACTCGCCATAGAGCGATCGCACATATCTTAACCAAATACGGAGAACGTATTGTTCCCTTTGTTTTGATTGGGTTAGGAATCTACATTTTGCTAGAAAACGATACCTACCAACTGTTCCTTTAA
- a CDS encoding DUF202 domain-containing protein yields MLLPFKSIKPEKNYDSSEKPRRRNSSRIRDHLANERTYLAWMRTAISLMGFGVVIVRLRFFRPPVATSPGNGWKLGLIFSLVGLVTVLLSTRHYFSVRHDIDEDTYEPADRWILVFSLAVVLLGAGIIYYVFTLPLNPINTLVFE; encoded by the coding sequence ATGCTGTTACCATTCAAATCGATCAAACCAGAAAAAAATTACGACTCTTCTGAAAAACCAAGACGCAGAAATTCTTCTCGTATCAGAGATCATTTAGCCAACGAGCGCACTTATCTGGCGTGGATGCGAACTGCAATTTCTTTAATGGGTTTTGGGGTGGTTATCGTACGCCTACGCTTTTTTAGACCACCTGTAGCCACTAGCCCTGGTAATGGCTGGAAGTTAGGATTAATCTTTTCTTTAGTGGGTTTGGTGACAGTATTGCTTTCAACTCGTCATTACTTTTCCGTGCGTCACGATATCGATGAAGATACTTATGAACCAGCAGATCGTTGGATATTGGTTTTTAGTCTCGCTGTAGTACTTTTGGGTGCAGGTATTATTTACTACGTCTTTACCTTACCTCTTAATCCAATTAATACTCTCGTATTTGAATAA